Within Sandaracinaceae bacterium, the genomic segment CCGCCGAGGCGCTGTCGTACTTCACGGGTGAGCTGAGCCTCGTCGAGGACGGCGACACCACGCTGAAGCTCCGCGCCGTCGTGGACAAAGGCGGCGACGAGTTCCTGGAGGCACGCAGGCCGCTCGTGTGCGCGTTCCGGCAGGCGGCCAGCTTCGGCGGTGAGGGCGCCCTCACCGTGGTCGGGTACCGCGACTACCCGGGCGTGTTCGGCGTGCGGGCTGCCGCCGCAGAGGGCACCTCCACGTGCGAGGAGCTGGACGATGACGAGGCCTCCGCCGTCGAGAACACGGATGCGTATCGGGAGGCCGACGCGCTCGTGGCTGCCATGGTGGCCAAGCACCAGCCGCCTGGTGGGTTCGAGCAAGTCCTGAAAGACATCGCGGCGAAGCGCGAAGCGGACGGTGCCGTCATCGCGAGCGCGCGCGACATGGACGACGTGTTCGACAAGCTCCCGACCCTGCTGCCTCCGCACGCCATCTACACGGTGCGCGACTGGCTGCCCTCGAGTCCGCTGGTGATGGCGCTGGCTGGTCGCCGCGACGACGACGCGAGCGCGCGGATGCTGGAGCGCTTGCGCAGGCTGGCGCCGAAGGAGAGGCACGTCGAGGACGACATCCTCACGGCGTACGTCCTGATGCACGCGCTGTGGGAACGTGGGGAGGCGCGTGGCGAGATCATGCGCATCTGGATCGAGTCACCGCGCTGGTTCCTCCGCGACCACGAGCGTGCGCGGAAGCTCGGCGGGCGCGAGGCCGATGTGCAGCTCGCGGCGCTGCTCGGCGTGTGGCAGGACACCGAGTCGAACGCCTACGTGCATCACTGGATCGTAGACGCCCTCTTCGCGAGCGACCCGGAGAACGCCGCCGCTCGCGCCGAACCGCTCCTCGACGGAGACCGGCGCGCGTTCCCTGGTCGGCTCGAGTCCCTGCGCTGGATCGTCATGTCGTTCTATGACCACCCGGAGCGCCGATCGCCCGCGTGGGAAGACTTCTTCGTGCGCCTCACCACCACGGGGCCTTCGTGGAGTGACCACCCCTACGACGTGCACGACCAGATCCGCCTGAACGCCATGGGGGTGCTCGCGCTGTGGAAGCTGCCGCAGGCCCTGCCCCTCATCCGCGAGAACTTCGCGCGACTCGGGGTGGACCGTGGGGTCGAGCTGCTGGTCGCGCTGGGCGACCCGGCGGGGCTTCCCGTGCTCGAAACCGAGCTTGCGAACGCCAAGCGCAAACCCGACCGCACGCGCCTCGCGAAAGGCATCGCGGCGCTCGGCGGTGAGCCCGTGCCGGTCAGCGAGCCGGTCTCGCACCTCATCGAGGTCGCGCCCTCGGGACGGGCCGGATGCCGCGGCTGCAAGCAGAAGATCGCGAAGGGCGAGCTGCGCTTCGGCGAGGCTGCACCCAATCGCTTCTCGGACTCGGATGAACCGACGATGCGCTGGTACCACCTGCGCTGCGCGGCCGAGAAGCGCCCGAAGCTGCTGGGCCCCGTGCTCGCGACCTACTCTGGCGAAGTGGCGGACCGTGCCGCGCTCGAGGCCAGCATCGCCAAGGCGATGAAGCCGAAGAAGCGGGCGGAGAAGGAACCGCGATGACGAGTCGGGGTGGATCCGTGTGGATGCGGGGAAGCCTACTGATGGGGGCCGCCCTGGTCTTGCAGCTGGCTGGGACCGGACCCGCTACCGCACGCCGAGGCGTCGCGGCCGTCTCGGGAGCGCCCGAGAGCGTCTTGCTCCTGGGTTCGTCCTCGGTGGGCGGTCACCTCGGCCACACGCTGGTGCGCGAGCTCGAGACTCGGGGCGTTTCGGTGGTCCTACGTCGGCGGTCCTCGAGCGGGCTCGCCCGTCCCGACTTCTACGACTGGCCTCGGAGCGTGCGGCGGGGCCCGGCCCTCGGGGGGCACCTGGGTGTGATGGTGCTCCTGGGCGGGAACGACACGCAGCCGGTGCGCTTGATGCGCGGCCAGCGTCGCGTCGGGGCGGTGCGCTGGGACCACGACGCCGCATGGCGCGAGACCTATGCGGGCCTGGTGCAGGGGTTTGGGCGGGAGCTCTGCGAGCGCGGGGCGCGACGCATCGTGTGGCTGCTCCCTCCCAACCCCGGCCGAGGCAGCTGGGGTGAGAAGCTCGCGCGCGTGAGGACGGTCCAGCGCGAGGCGGCCAGCACCATCCGCTGTGCGGGGGATGCCGCGGCGGTCGTCATCGACGCGGACGCCCCTGCGGCGCCGTTCAGCGCGCGGGAGAGCAGCGACGGCATCCACCTCAACCGCGCGGGGGCGCGGCGCTACTGGGAGCAGGTGGGCGCGGCAATCACGCACGCGCTCGGGGTCACGGCGGGCAGCGCACGGGGAGACGTCGGTGAAGAGCTCTAGGGGACCCGCACTCGCGCTGGGCGTGCTGTTCGCCGTGCTACTCGCTGCCGTGAGCGGGTCGAGCGGCCAAGGCGGCGGCGGCATGCCTCGCGGCCGAGCACGACTCACCCCGGAGCAGTGGCCGCGCCTGCGCACGGTGGTCCCGGGCGGCACCTACGCTGCCTTCGGCGTGGACGGCCACGTGCACTCGAGCATCTCCCGCGACGCCCGTCACAGGCCCGAGCTCGTGGCCGAGCTGGCCGCACAGGTGGGCCTCGACGCCATGGTGCTGACGGACCACGGCGGTACGCACGGCGCAGAGATAGCGCGCTGGCCGGGGCTGCTCGTGCTCGCGGGCGCCGAGGTGGGCGGCGAGTTCGGACACGCCGTGGTGTGGGGAGCGCGCACGCACGCGCGGGAGTACCGCAAGGCGTCCAACGTGGACCTGGCCGCGGCCGCGGCGCTGGCGCACGCCGACGGGGGCATCATCGCGCTGGCGCACCCGGGGTGGTGGATCAGCCGCCATCCCCACGACCCCCGCATGTGGATGGACCGAGACGCGCTGCGTCGCGGTGGTATCGCGGAGGGCCTCGACGCGCTCGAGCTCTGGAACGGCGTCTACCCTCGATACACCGAGGCGCTGCTGCGTGACTGGGTGAACCTCTGGGAAGCCGGAGCCGAGATACCGATCATCGGAAACAGCGACTTCCACACGAGAGCGCGCCACCACCTCGGCACCCCGCGTACGTTCGTGCTCTGCCCCGTGGCGCCCGAAGGCGGGCCCGCC encodes:
- a CDS encoding DUF459 domain-containing protein, which encodes MLLGSSSVGGHLGHTLVRELETRGVSVVLRRRSSSGLARPDFYDWPRSVRRGPALGGHLGVMVLLGGNDTQPVRLMRGQRRVGAVRWDHDAAWRETYAGLVQGFGRELCERGARRIVWLLPPNPGRGSWGEKLARVRTVQREAASTIRCAGDAAAVVIDADAPAAPFSARESSDGIHLNRAGARRYWEQVGAAITHALGVTAGSARGDVGEEL
- a CDS encoding PHP domain-containing protein, which gives rise to MSGSSGQGGGGMPRGRARLTPEQWPRLRTVVPGGTYAAFGVDGHVHSSISRDARHRPELVAELAAQVGLDAMVLTDHGGTHGAEIARWPGLLVLAGAEVGGEFGHAVVWGARTHAREYRKASNVDLAAAAALAHADGGIIALAHPGWWISRHPHDPRMWMDRDALRRGGIAEGLDALELWNGVYPRYTEALLRDWVNLWEAGAEIPIIGNSDFHTRARHHLGTPRTFVLCPVAPEGGPALDRACVLDAARRGRSYLSQGPAIAWSANGRIAGERVLGEPGATIQITIEVQLRDTHGEPRLQVLQGNSVLEERPLAELHSHHQVRLDMPSRDTPLWLRVAYGTSGYSTPPFALVTNPITLDVPPARTDTREAAGRQLAMRRYAVGSESRADWPADRWVRDRLQALVLQDRSARIQTRGLLRRHAHNR